A single Micromonospora sp. CCTCC AA 2012012 DNA region contains:
- a CDS encoding 3-oxoacyl-ACP synthase III family protein has protein sequence MSFGIVAIGESLGEPVEVTDAVIAQYAASEETVRSWGYRRFHRAEDGALLTDLAVRACEEALRASSVDAAEVDLVVLAIADFAEYLCWDAAAAVQGRIGAVNAEAMLINQACSSGTVAFDAVAGRFATHPDYRHALIVSANRVCDTYQNRMDSTTTVLSDGAAAALVRRGHERGRWLATETITDGQYADFFRMDVGGAARPFDPSTVAGRDGLRVRNPLDRLGELCDNDARRMLAFVRKFGGNMRIAVDRACARTGTDISEIKRFIHLNDNQKAAADIARALGVPLAQLTNDLALENGHFGTADQLVGLRRLLRDGELQDGDLVALTTLGSGMHWAVTLLRV, from the coding sequence ATGTCGTTCGGGATCGTCGCCATCGGCGAATCTCTCGGCGAACCGGTGGAGGTCACCGACGCGGTGATCGCGCAGTACGCGGCCAGCGAGGAGACGGTGCGGTCCTGGGGTTACCGGCGCTTCCACCGGGCCGAGGACGGTGCGCTGCTCACGGATCTGGCGGTGCGGGCGTGCGAGGAGGCCCTCCGGGCGTCCTCGGTGGACGCCGCGGAGGTCGACCTGGTGGTGCTCGCCATCGCGGACTTCGCCGAGTACCTCTGCTGGGACGCCGCCGCCGCGGTGCAGGGCCGGATCGGGGCCGTCAACGCCGAGGCGATGCTGATCAACCAGGCGTGCAGCTCCGGCACGGTCGCCTTCGACGCGGTCGCCGGGCGCTTCGCCACCCATCCGGACTATCGGCACGCACTCATCGTCTCGGCGAACCGGGTCTGCGACACGTACCAGAACCGGATGGACTCCACGACGACCGTGCTGTCGGACGGTGCCGCGGCGGCGCTGGTGCGGCGCGGCCACGAGCGGGGCCGCTGGCTGGCCACCGAGACCATCACCGACGGCCAGTACGCGGACTTCTTCCGGATGGACGTCGGCGGCGCCGCGCGGCCCTTCGACCCGTCCACGGTGGCCGGCCGGGACGGGCTGCGGGTGCGCAACCCGCTCGACCGGCTCGGCGAGCTGTGCGACAACGACGCCCGCCGGATGCTGGCGTTCGTCCGGAAGTTCGGCGGGAACATGCGGATCGCGGTGGACCGGGCCTGCGCCCGCACCGGGACGGATATCAGCGAGATCAAGCGCTTCATCCACCTCAACGACAACCAGAAGGCGGCGGCCGACATCGCCCGGGCGCTGGGCGTACCCCTGGCGCAGCTCACCAACGACCTGGCCCTGGAGAACGGTCACTTCGGCACGGCCGACCAGTTGGTCGGCCTGCGCCGGCTGCTTCGCGACGGCGAACTCCAGGACGGCGACCTGGTCGCCCTGACCACCCTCGGCAGCGGGATGCACTGGGCGGTCACCCTGCTGCGGGTGTGA
- a CDS encoding MOSC domain-containing protein yields MATFLKRAGLEAGLDHLRASPTGSGTLEMIVRRPEVGEREMLDEGVLDLAEGLVGDMWLRRGSRDKITGTPDVNRQITVMNARCAALVAQDRERWALAGDQLYVDFDLSVANVPPGTRLQIGSAVIEATTELHLGCSKFQTRFGWDAVLFVNSRVGRELRLRGMSAKIVTGGVIRTGDKVQRVVDGAA; encoded by the coding sequence ATGGCGACATTCCTCAAGCGGGCCGGTCTCGAGGCCGGGCTCGACCACCTCCGCGCCTCGCCCACCGGGAGCGGCACCCTGGAGATGATCGTCCGGCGGCCGGAGGTCGGCGAGCGGGAGATGCTCGACGAGGGCGTGCTCGACCTCGCCGAGGGCCTGGTCGGTGACATGTGGCTGCGGCGCGGCAGCCGCGACAAGATCACCGGTACGCCCGACGTCAACCGGCAGATCACCGTGATGAACGCCCGGTGCGCGGCGTTGGTGGCGCAGGACCGCGAGCGCTGGGCGCTCGCCGGCGACCAGCTCTATGTCGACTTCGACCTGAGCGTCGCGAACGTTCCCCCCGGGACGCGGCTGCAGATCGGGTCGGCGGTCATCGAGGCGACGACCGAGCTGCACCTGGGGTGTAGCAAGTTCCAGACGCGCTTCGGTTGGGACGCGGTGCTCTTCGTCAACTCGCGCGTCGGCCGGGAGCTGCGGCTGCGCGGCATGAGCGCGAAGATCGTGACCGGTGGCGTCATCCGTACCGGCGACAAGGTGCAGCGGGTGGTCGACGGCGCGGCCTAG
- a CDS encoding nitroreductase family protein has protein sequence MAAATLLSGDVVGPAAGRTPSIGDVSVTLARCAGVKGRSARSGELFRAVSSAGNRHPYEVYVSARGVDGLPDGVWHYDPRAHAVTLIGPPAVGEVTALVISGVPWRSCWRYSERGYRHVGWDCGTVTAHAVLAAAAQGLPARVETAFDDAAVRALIGARDGAEFPMVLVPLGDGTPAVAAGGEAAQGDLGAGAEEFPLVVAVHEAGNLRGAAEVAQWRRTRAGRDPALRPTAQVPAEAGDEPLELLVSRRRSTRRLDDAAVIPPAAARWIVDVASAAMPGDAGTLHEVRVVAHGVEGLDPGVYRPTADGLERTASTSREATFRTCLDQAPGRDAAAVLFLTPAPGPAVASDPRTYRAALLAAGYALGRIYLAVTALRLDCSGLTFVDSELPATIGVQDALAVIAVGVRR, from the coding sequence GTGGCGGCGGCGACGCTGCTCAGCGGCGACGTGGTCGGACCGGCGGCGGGCCGGACGCCGAGCATCGGGGACGTGTCGGTGACGCTCGCCCGGTGCGCGGGGGTGAAGGGGCGCTCCGCGCGCTCCGGCGAACTCTTCCGGGCCGTCAGCTCCGCGGGCAACCGGCATCCGTACGAGGTCTATGTCAGCGCCCGAGGCGTCGACGGTCTCCCGGACGGGGTGTGGCACTACGACCCCCGCGCCCACGCGGTCACCCTGATCGGGCCGCCGGCGGTCGGCGAGGTGACGGCCCTGGTCATCAGCGGCGTGCCGTGGCGCAGCTGCTGGCGGTACAGCGAGCGCGGCTACCGGCACGTCGGCTGGGACTGCGGCACCGTCACGGCGCACGCGGTGCTGGCCGCTGCGGCGCAGGGACTGCCCGCGCGGGTGGAGACCGCCTTCGACGACGCCGCGGTGCGCGCCCTGATCGGGGCCCGGGACGGTGCGGAGTTCCCGATGGTGCTGGTGCCGCTGGGTGACGGCACGCCCGCGGTGGCCGCCGGTGGGGAGGCGGCGCAGGGCGACCTCGGCGCGGGCGCGGAGGAGTTCCCACTCGTGGTCGCGGTGCACGAGGCCGGGAACCTGCGCGGGGCGGCGGAGGTCGCGCAGTGGCGCCGCACCCGGGCGGGCCGTGATCCGGCCCTCCGCCCGACGGCGCAGGTCCCCGCCGAGGCCGGCGACGAGCCGCTGGAGCTGCTGGTGAGCCGGCGGCGCTCCACCCGCCGGCTCGACGACGCGGCCGTCATCCCGCCGGCCGCCGCCCGGTGGATCGTCGACGTGGCCTCGGCGGCGATGCCGGGGGACGCCGGCACGCTCCACGAGGTACGGGTCGTGGCGCACGGCGTCGAAGGGCTGGATCCGGGGGTGTACCGGCCGACGGCCGACGGTCTCGAACGGACCGCCTCCACCAGCCGGGAGGCGACCTTCCGGACCTGCCTCGACCAGGCGCCCGGCCGGGACGCCGCCGCCGTGCTCTTCCTGACCCCGGCGCCCGGGCCGGCGGTCGCCTCGGACCCGCGGACCTACCGCGCGGCCCTGCTGGCGGCGGGTTACGCGCTGGGCCGGATCTATCTCGCCGTCACGGCGCTGCGGCTGGACTGCAGCGGCCTCACCTTCGTCGACAGTGAGCTGCCCGCCACGATCGGTGTCCAGGATGCCCTGGCGGTCATCGCCGTCGGCGTACGCCGGTGA
- a CDS encoding thioesterase II family protein, producing MNPDLPQPAVRLFEFSTDAAADTVLYCFTHAGGAAPFYRPWAASLPPGVALCAIQQPGRQDLMRLPPYADMSALADAAARAIAAHLQGRRHVFFGHSMGALTAFETARRLRRAGVPGPDLLGVSACPAPHRAGGRPGVSGLSDEQLLARVAGLGGIAPEFLASRELVKLMLPAIRADYEVLDGYEYVAEAPLDCALTIFGGLSDDSVPEDALRAWDGYASGPTAVELYPGGHFYLNDRAAGILDVLFAPGTAAPRNLDRQAVDL from the coding sequence ATGAACCCGGATCTCCCGCAGCCCGCGGTGCGGCTGTTCGAATTCTCGACCGACGCGGCGGCCGACACCGTCCTGTACTGCTTCACGCATGCCGGCGGCGCGGCCCCGTTCTACCGGCCGTGGGCGGCCAGCCTGCCGCCCGGCGTCGCGCTCTGTGCGATCCAGCAGCCGGGCCGCCAGGACCTGATGCGACTGCCGCCGTACGCCGACATGAGCGCGCTCGCCGACGCTGCGGCCCGGGCGATCGCGGCTCACCTGCAGGGCCGACGCCACGTCTTCTTCGGGCACAGCATGGGTGCCCTGACGGCGTTCGAGACCGCCCGCCGGCTGCGGCGGGCCGGCGTTCCGGGACCTGACCTGCTGGGTGTCTCCGCGTGCCCCGCGCCGCACCGGGCCGGTGGTCGGCCGGGGGTCAGCGGCCTCTCCGACGAGCAGCTGTTGGCCCGGGTGGCGGGGCTGGGCGGGATCGCGCCCGAGTTCCTGGCCTCCCGGGAGCTGGTGAAGCTGATGCTGCCCGCGATCCGCGCCGACTACGAGGTCCTCGACGGCTACGAGTACGTCGCGGAGGCGCCGCTGGACTGCGCGCTCACCATCTTCGGTGGACTGTCGGACGACTCGGTGCCCGAGGACGCGCTGCGCGCGTGGGACGGGTACGCGTCGGGACCGACGGCGGTCGAGCTGTATCCCGGCGGGCACTTCTATCTGAACGACCGGGCGGCCGGGATCCTCGACGTGCTCTTCGCCCCCGGCACGGCTGCTCCTCGTAACCTCGATCGACAGGCGGTTGACCTCTGA